The genomic DNA TCAAAGCTGTCAAGATTACATTTGGACTAACATACAGACATGGCTCAGTGATGTACCGATACACATAGCTATTTCAGATGTACTTAAGGTACTTAAATCTGTACCAAATTATGCAGTAACTATGTTGTAATAATAGATGAATAACATTTAGTTTAGTAACTACTACTAAAATACTCTGATTTGTTTGATGTAACACAATGCTCTATCCTCCATGACTTGAGCACCTTGTTGTTGTGGCTTAGCTGGGCCTGCCCCTAAGGTTCTATGCCTGCAACCATAACAATCATGAAGCATTTCTAGTAATTCCATCATTCCCATGGTGACTGCAATACTGTACGCCCACCTTTCAAAAACAGAGCAGGAGAGAAAATAGAGGTGTTGGAGAGGTGTGGTTTGCAGTGTGATTTGCACTACATGTGTTGACTCGACAAGTAGCCTAATAAATCTATTACATGTAACACCCTCTTGCAACAGTGACCAAAATAAACTGAGCAATGCAGAATGTCTGTGAGAGAACTGACAGTTGACTAAATAACTAGAAATCACTAGAACAAAATAGTATTTTTCCTTCCCCAGAAGAAACTTGTCCATGAGATCTAGGCCCTACATGTCTCTCCTATGCATGCCAACCTCTACCCAAAAAATGTCCCCAAAATTACATGATTCCTAAGGATGAGGGGTGTCATGTCGGTAAAGGAATCAGTTATCAATCAGTTATGGACCtacgcaacaacaacaaaaagcagGCCTTCAAATTTTTAAGTGTGAATGCTGATATTAATGTTTCCCTTAATTCATCGCAATTCTAAACCCAGTGATGATCAGTATCTGAACTTAATTTGGAGGGGGAAAGTTTAAGAGCCATCAAATCACAGGGCGCACTTGATTGAGATGATACCTGATTTTAACAAAAAATTTACCAAATGAGTGCATAAACTATACAAACGCCTGCatgttattttgttgtttttattgttaATTTTTTTAGGTTCACATAAACAAACCACATTTTCTCCTTTAAAAAATTACGGATATTTGTATACACAATGCATTTAATATGTACATCTTAATACATTCGGGTATTGTTCTTTTGCACAGCAAAGATATGACATTTATGTTTCTGATAACATATACGACAAAACGATATTATACACATAATAAACGTAATACTCGACTGAATTTCACAACAGTGCAAAAACATAATTGTAGAAAAGCGTCCTGAAAGGCGAGTGAGGGCCTTCTAATTTAACCCATTGAGACAAAAAGCGAAACGTGCTTTCAAAATGGAATGTTAGGCTACATATTTCTGGACAATGTTGTTCAAGAAAAATTGCATTTCCACGAGGGAAATTGGTTGGGTAAACAACTTCTAATACAAAGCATCTTATTAAAGTGGGAATCAGTGGTGCATCACTCTCCTGGTACGCACTGTTTTAGGGGTTCAGTCTCGCATGCAGTCCTCCCCCTTTTCTGTAGTCTATCAATGTTAGACAGAATATAATTCAATAACTGTAACATAGGCTACCCCTCTTATATCCTTTCAAGTCGGCGAGGAGGCACAATACTACAGGCATAGGCTACACTCACAGCCGATAgcataaaataaacaaaaaaggAAATTGTTCATATCCTAGTGGATGGAATTTTGGCTCCAGGAAAACGTAGACTTCATGATATTTCCTGCATCTTCCCCTCCTCGAATCCGTTTGAGACAGAAATTGGCTCCTGGTTGCTTTCTATTGACGACTCGCTGCCCGTGCTCTCCCCAGAGAGGAGTCGTGTAACCCTAAGGTCCGCTTTTAGTGTTTGCACGTCGTTTCCTATGCTCATCTCTCCAAGGTCACTGATGATCTGGGCCAGCTCCTGTTTACCATTGCCCACACAATCGTCATCCGTGTCTAAAATGTCCTCACACTCAAAGTGCATCGctttctcttcttcctcctccccgaTCAAATCCTCTGTGATAGAGGCCAATTTGGGCGCGCTCCTGCTGCGCTCCACCGGGGGTTTGTAATAACACTGTCCATTTAGAAGCTTCCTGAGGGGCACAAGGGGTATGGTTTGTTCCCCTATCAGCTGCTGTTGCTGGTGCCTTGCATCGTCCCTCCTTTTAAgtcttttaaattcagaaagcgCTGTCGCCGAGGTCTGGTACAAAAGCAGTGCCATGGCCTTTGCCTTCTCCGGCTTGGACACCAGAACGGCATGACACCGCAGCATCACCGCCTTGTGCTTCATCTCATGTCTGTATATCCAAGCGAAAATTTTGGGTAGCCTTGGGTCCGCAACGCAATAGGTTATCCGGTGCAATAAATACAAATGTCCCGGTCTCCTCGCCTTGTCGTCCACATGCACCATTCGGATGCCCTGCGAGCTGATAGTCAGTTTCATCTTCGTGCCGTTTCTGCCCATTTCGCTCTTGCCCCAAATCTTGCTCACAGCCACGTCCGTACAGCCTTCTCCTTTCGACTGGATGGTGGTGGCATTCCCCAGGTAGAGGACCGTGTAGGTGGGGTCCTCACTGGTAATTTTAACCTTTTTCCTTTTTGTCTTGAACATGCTTCCAACCCTGTTCAAAGCACTCTCCGGGCAAGACTTGGCAAAGGAGGTCAGGGCAGAGTAGTTCAAACTCACGGCATAACCCTTCTGCTTCGACTGTTTATCTTCCTCAATCAAGTCGAACTTATTCTTCTTCCAAGGCAGCATTATATGGTCGTGTCACGTCCACAGCAATATAACGTACACTATAGCGAACGTTTTACTGCAACTAAATATTTTTACTGACCTTTATCATTTATTAGCGACTCCAATACAACAAACGTTCAAGTTATCCTGTACTTTATTTGTTCATCCTCTCAAGACTTCTCCATAACCACAATTGCGCTCTCCCATTCTGTAATCGGTGTTTGTCTGACTGAGGTTTGGTCTGCTGAGAATTGGATGGGCTTAGAGCCGATATATACTGGGTTGAACCATTTCAGTGTCTCTGCAGGGGAatttagagggagggatggatgcaACCATTATGAGAGAGACCAAAGTCAAACAGCTCTGCCTTGAGGATGCAATTGGCACACAGAGTGCACTTGCCGAGGTTCATTTACTGAACTGAAATAAGAAGAATTTGGAAATAATAGGCTAATATACAAACTCATAACGGCTTATATACCTCCGACCTGTAAATTACAACAATACTTCCGTTGTACATACACTCACTTAGAGCAGAACTGATATAAGGCGTCTGCATATAGTTCGTTTGAAAACAGAAACTTAAATACAAGATGGATAACAGCAGAACGTATAAATACCTATAGTTTCAGGATATCAAGGGTATAATACAAAGTAAAGCTGATTTGCTGTCAATCTTTCAATGCATGGCAATGCACCAAAAATACATGTATTGTAGACCATCCTTTGGTTTAGGCTGCCATCTGTTGGCAATGCAGCGTTACCTCCTTTACTAATAACATGCTTCCAAGCCTCTTAGTCTGTAGCCCAACCGGCCGCCAGATGGCACTATTATTCCTTTTACAAACGACTT from Coregonus clupeaformis isolate EN_2021a chromosome 11, ASM2061545v1, whole genome shotgun sequence includes the following:
- the LOC121577318 gene encoding protein FAM43A; this encodes MLPWKKNKFDLIEEDKQSKQKGYAVSLNYSALTSFAKSCPESALNRVGSMFKTKRKKVKITSEDPTYTVLYLGNATTIQSKGEGCTDVAVSKIWGKSEMGRNGTKMKLTISSQGIRMVHVDDKARRPGHLYLLHRITYCVADPRLPKIFAWIYRHEMKHKAVMLRCHAVLVSKPEKAKAMALLLYQTSATALSEFKRLKRRDDARHQQQQLIGEQTIPLVPLRKLLNGQCYYKPPVERSRSAPKLASITEDLIGEEEEEKAMHFECEDILDTDDDCVGNGKQELAQIISDLGEMSIGNDVQTLKADLRVTRLLSGESTGSESSIESNQEPISVSNGFEEGKMQEIS